The following proteins are encoded in a genomic region of Pikeienuella piscinae:
- a CDS encoding ABC transporter ATP-binding protein, giving the protein MRTSEPLVVVSGLTKHFRVHGGLLRRKPQVVHAVDDVNFEINAGETLGLVGESGCGKSTVGRLVVRLIEPSAGSVRLNGQELCDLDGRALRARRRQCQFIFQDPYGSLNPRMRVADIIAEPMAIEASLSAAERAERVTELLHLVGLPEHAAQKYPHEFSGGQRQRICIARALSLNPRFIVCDEPVSALDVSVQAQVVNLMRKLQRDLGLSYLFISHDLSVVRHIADRVAVMYLGKLVEIATKRQLYANPSHPYTRALLAAVPEPDPQSRTQPVELAGDIPSPIDPPKGCRFHTRCPLAFDRCRVEEPVLRETTDGHAAACHLSSP; this is encoded by the coding sequence ATGAGAACAAGCGAGCCTCTCGTGGTCGTGTCCGGCCTGACCAAGCATTTCCGCGTCCATGGCGGTCTATTGCGGCGCAAACCGCAGGTCGTGCACGCAGTGGACGATGTGAATTTCGAGATCAACGCCGGCGAGACGCTGGGGCTGGTGGGCGAATCGGGCTGCGGCAAGTCGACAGTCGGCCGGCTGGTGGTGCGCCTGATCGAGCCGAGCGCGGGCAGCGTCCGTCTCAACGGCCAGGAGTTATGCGATCTGGACGGCCGCGCGCTCAGGGCCCGTCGCCGGCAATGCCAGTTCATTTTCCAGGATCCCTATGGATCGCTCAACCCGCGCATGCGCGTGGCGGACATCATCGCCGAGCCGATGGCGATCGAGGCCAGCCTCTCAGCTGCGGAACGCGCGGAACGCGTGACCGAACTGCTCCACCTTGTCGGTCTGCCGGAGCATGCGGCGCAGAAGTATCCGCACGAATTCTCCGGCGGTCAGCGCCAGCGGATCTGCATCGCGCGGGCCCTGTCTCTCAATCCTCGCTTCATCGTCTGCGATGAGCCGGTTTCCGCTCTCGACGTTTCGGTCCAGGCGCAAGTCGTCAACCTGATGCGGAAGTTGCAGCGGGATCTGGGGCTGAGCTATCTCTTCATCTCGCACGACCTGTCAGTCGTGCGCCACATCGCCGATCGCGTCGCGGTGATGTATCTGGGAAAGCTGGTGGAAATCGCGACAAAGCGGCAGCTTTACGCCAATCCAAGCCATCCGTATACGCGCGCGCTTCTCGCCGCCGTTCCTGAGCCCGATCCGCAGAGCCGAACGCAGCCGGTGGAACTCGCCGGAGACATTCCCAGCCCCATCGATCCGCCGAAAGGCTGCCGGTTCCATACGCGCTGCCCACTCGCCTTCGACCGCTGCCGCGTCGAGGAGCCGGTTTTGAGAGAGACCACTGACGGACACGCCGCCGCCTGCCATCTCTCCTCCCCGTGA
- a CDS encoding RraA family protein: MTIRLFDAPFRRIPPAALARWAKIPPAVASDVMDRAGAMRGAMAPVRPGMTLCAQARTVKTMVADNGPIHAAMDVLEVGDALAIDAGGYDDQAVFGGLLAQRAIHVGCAGVVVDGAVRDAAELREFGLPVFSHAIVPSGPHKGFGGEIDGEIACSGCVIRPGDLLLGDDDGVVVVPLARADALLAKAEAKLASEADIVKRMKAGERLSDLSGVPAPIIAPSGGEGR; the protein is encoded by the coding sequence CGCCTCTTTGACGCCCCGTTCAGGCGCATCCCGCCGGCGGCGCTCGCCCGCTGGGCGAAGATTCCGCCAGCCGTCGCTTCGGACGTCATGGACCGCGCCGGCGCGATGAGGGGGGCGATGGCGCCGGTTCGCCCGGGTATGACCCTCTGTGCGCAGGCCCGGACGGTGAAGACCATGGTCGCCGACAATGGGCCGATCCACGCCGCGATGGATGTTCTTGAAGTGGGAGACGCGCTGGCGATTGACGCCGGAGGCTACGACGATCAGGCGGTCTTTGGCGGGCTTCTGGCGCAACGCGCGATCCATGTCGGCTGCGCCGGGGTGGTTGTCGACGGCGCTGTGCGCGATGCGGCGGAGCTTCGCGAGTTCGGCCTGCCGGTCTTTTCCCACGCCATCGTTCCCTCCGGCCCGCACAAGGGCTTTGGCGGCGAGATCGACGGCGAGATCGCCTGTTCGGGCTGCGTCATCCGCCCCGGCGATCTTCTGCTCGGGGACGATGATGGCGTCGTTGTGGTGCCGCTGGCGCGCGCGGACGCGCTGCTGGCGAAGGCGGAGGCGAAGCTCGCCTCCGAAGCGGACATCGTTAAGCGGATGAAGGCGGGCGAGCGGCTTTCCGATCTTTCCGGCGTGCCGGCCCCGATCATCGCGCCATCGGGTGGGGAAGGGCGATGA